Proteins encoded together in one Acipenser ruthenus chromosome 22, fAciRut3.2 maternal haplotype, whole genome shotgun sequence window:
- the LOC117431169 gene encoding SLC35A4 upstream open reading frame protein-like isoform X2 has translation MADDKDALSKLKDLAHLKNQLEDIQKRVEEEVQAGIPQGGSLLASPFLKGFLAGYVVAKLRSSAVMGVLIGTCTGIYAAQSFDVPNIEKTVKDYFNSIKKGPN, from the exons ATGGCGGACGACAAG GATGCTCTGAGTAAGCTGAAGGACCTGGCCCATCTTAAGAACCAGCTGGAGGACATCCAGAAACGAGTGGAGGAGGAGGTGCAGGCAGGGATACCACAG ggtgGATCTTTGTTGGCCTCTCCCTTCCTTAAGGGATTTCTGGCTGGCTATGTAGTAGCAAAGCTACGCTCCTCTGCTGTGATGGGTGTGTTAATAGGAACATGCACAGGCATCTATGCTGCACAGAGCTTTGATGTCCCTAATATAGAAAAGACCGTCAAGGACTATTTCAACTCCATTAAGAAAGGACCGAACTAG
- the LOC117431168 gene encoding probable UDP-sugar transporter protein SLC35A4, whose amino-acid sequence MQKIMEYHWTTKLRLLVFSSHIVHWGLLLTLSVLIYGSHAPLITLCKVDKKIPFSSSSCVVLIELAKFIVSLGLLFLRDRHSLHIAVSWKHVVPYAVPALLYAVNNNLVVFMQVHMDPSTFQVLSNLKIASTALLYSAALRKRLNHRQWLSLALLMATGICHTYSSMGTPKQKVDEAIPGTQFHITALGLLLLLVYCIVSGLAAVYTELILKTQRLPLNLQNLFLYFFGIVVNSGAHLASAEVSSGFFDGYSWWVGVIVVTQALNGLLISVVMKHSSNITRLFVISCSMLVNAVYSVALFNLQLTPLFFVSVFFIAMAIHLYYHV is encoded by the coding sequence ATGCAGAAAATAATGGAGTACCACTGGACTACCAAACTTCGCCTTCTCGTTTTTAGTTCACATATTGTCCACTGGGGGCTCCTACTCACATTGTCTGTGCTTATCTATGGCTCCCACGCCCCATTGATTACCCTGTGCAAAGTAGACAAGAAGATCCCATTCAGCTCCTCATCCTGTGTCGTCCTAATAGAATTGGCCAAGTTTATAGTCTCGCTGGGGCTGCTATTTCTCCGAGATCGGCACTCCTTGCACATTGCAGTTTCCTGGAAACACGTTGTCCCCTACGCAGTCCCAGCCTTGCTCTACGCAGTCAACAATAACTTGGTGGTTTTCATGCAGGTCCACATGGACCCCAGCACCTTCCAGGTCCTGAGCAACTTGAAGATTGCCTCCACTGCACTCCTTTATAGCGCCGCCTTGAGAAAACGGCTTAATCACAGGCAGTGGTTGTCGCTGGCTTTGCTGATGGCAACAGGGATATGCCACACATATAGCAGCATGGGCACACCCAAGCAGAAGGTGGATGAAGCCATACCTGGAACACAGTTTCACATCACTGCCCTGGGCCTGCTACTATTGCTTGTGTACTGCATTGTGTCTGGCTTGGCTGCTGTCTACACAGAGCTCATCCTTAAGACTCAGAGACTGCCTCTGAACCTGCAGAACCTCTTCCTCTATTTCTTCGGGATTGTAGTGAACTCGGGCGCCCACCTCGCCAGTGCCGAGGTCAGCAGTGGCTTTTTCGATGGTTACTCATGGTGGGTGGGGGTAATCGTGGTTACCCAAGCTCTGAACGGGTTGCTCATATCTGTCGTCATGAAGCACAGCAGCAACATCACCCGTCTCTTTGTCATCTCCTGCTCCATGCTGGTCAACGCTGTTTACTCTGTTGCACTGTTTAACCTGCAGCTTACTCCACTCTTCTTTGTTTCCGTTTTCTTTATTGCAATGGCCATTCACTTATACTACCATGTGTAA
- the LOC117431169 gene encoding SLC35A4 upstream open reading frame protein-like isoform X1, whose amino-acid sequence MFCLDAYQDALSKLKDLAHLKNQLEDIQKRVEEEVQAGIPQGGSLLASPFLKGFLAGYVVAKLRSSAVMGVLIGTCTGIYAAQSFDVPNIEKTVKDYFNSIKKGPN is encoded by the exons ATGTTTTGTCTGGATGCATACCAG GATGCTCTGAGTAAGCTGAAGGACCTGGCCCATCTTAAGAACCAGCTGGAGGACATCCAGAAACGAGTGGAGGAGGAGGTGCAGGCAGGGATACCACAG ggtgGATCTTTGTTGGCCTCTCCCTTCCTTAAGGGATTTCTGGCTGGCTATGTAGTAGCAAAGCTACGCTCCTCTGCTGTGATGGGTGTGTTAATAGGAACATGCACAGGCATCTATGCTGCACAGAGCTTTGATGTCCCTAATATAGAAAAGACCGTCAAGGACTATTTCAACTCCATTAAGAAAGGACCGAACTAG